From the Candidatus Peribacteria bacterium genome, one window contains:
- a CDS encoding DUF11 domain-containing protein: MEKFSFLRRTLSAFALLSMIAGTTVALADSSSSSGYTTISITDGKVTVAPGATILYVVTLTRHAGPVGYSDLVVTLPSEADTVYPDRDGRVAGNRVIWDKVAVSQGEKQIFTISVKLKTNISVNTELHAVAQSSNLQASDVTTVTGRLPDSTFRVHVTDNLELVYPGETQHYVVTVRNTSASAARTDVTANVTSLNSVDSISPAANISYPVITWRDVYFEPNEQKTFTFNADMRKRQAPYTAARVIARAGTYTATDTTLSRDLHGDPTFMVATERNGITTISSRDNHSSRTSSANAKSVLFRKTADSGDVVPGGTIRYTFLVQNVLLNTVRDAVITERFDPALVTIVDAGEGKIIGNGIIQWTLPVLQSGETWRTSYTVRVSNNLKNGTAINSVATLSGKDVGNATLNEKVTVSTTTSVVGNLPATGAAMDLLFMVATAPLAFAGMKLQRRKLR; encoded by the coding sequence GTGGAAAAGTTCTCCTTCCTCCGCCGGACGCTGTCCGCATTTGCTCTTCTGAGCATGATCGCCGGTACAACGGTCGCGTTGGCCGATTCTAGTTCTTCTTCCGGTTATACAACCATCTCCATCACTGATGGAAAGGTGACTGTAGCCCCGGGTGCAACAATCCTCTACGTGGTCACTCTGACCCGCCATGCAGGACCTGTTGGCTATTCTGACCTGGTTGTCACGCTTCCGAGCGAGGCTGACACTGTGTATCCGGACCGTGATGGCCGTGTCGCAGGAAACCGCGTCATTTGGGACAAAGTGGCTGTGAGCCAGGGGGAAAAGCAGATCTTCACCATTTCTGTGAAGCTGAAGACCAATATCTCTGTAAACACAGAGCTCCACGCTGTTGCTCAGTCCTCCAACCTCCAGGCTTCTGATGTCACCACCGTGACCGGACGCCTCCCAGACAGCACATTCCGCGTACATGTGACGGATAACCTTGAATTGGTCTATCCGGGTGAAACACAGCACTACGTTGTGACTGTGCGCAACACCTCTGCATCTGCAGCCCGCACAGATGTGACCGCAAACGTCACATCCCTCAACTCTGTCGACTCTATCTCCCCTGCTGCAAACATCTCCTACCCGGTTATTACCTGGAGAGACGTCTACTTTGAGCCGAACGAACAGAAGACCTTCACCTTCAATGCAGACATGCGCAAGCGCCAGGCTCCGTACACCGCAGCCCGTGTGATTGCCCGCGCAGGTACCTATACCGCTACAGATACGACCCTTTCCCGCGATTTGCACGGTGATCCGACCTTCATGGTCGCAACGGAACGCAATGGCATTACAACCATCAGCTCCCGCGACAATCACTCGTCCCGCACGTCTTCTGCGAACGCCAAGAGTGTTCTCTTCCGCAAGACCGCAGACTCCGGTGACGTCGTCCCGGGTGGCACTATCCGCTACACCTTCCTTGTCCAGAACGTTCTTTTGAACACGGTCCGCGATGCAGTCATTACCGAGCGTTTTGACCCGGCTCTCGTCACGATCGTCGACGCTGGAGAAGGCAAGATCATTGGAAACGGTATCATCCAGTGGACTCTCCCGGTCCTTCAGTCCGGTGAGACATGGAGAACGTCGTACACAGTCCGCGTCTCAAACAACCTGAAGAACGGTACCGCTATCAACAGCGTTGCAACGCTCAGCGGAAAGGACGTTGGTAACGCCACTCTCAACGAGAAAGTGACTGTTTCCACCACCACATCCGTTGTCGGAAACCTTCCGGCTACTGGTGCCGCTATGGATCTTCTCTTCATGGTTGCGACCGCTCCCCTTGCATTCGCCGGTATGAAGCTCCAGCGCCGCAAGCTGCGTTAA
- a CDS encoding GIY-YIG nuclease family protein: protein MAYLYFLYSDKDQRWHTNCTELDLKDQFNAHRTGKVSATRNRRPLRLAYFEEIDTYKHARKREGFINHAGAAQEKKQLLQMLLEQQELWPIEGPVI from the coding sequence ATGGCGTATCTCTATTTCCTGTATAGCGACAAAGACCAGCGTTGGCACACGAACTGCACAGAGCTTGATCTCAAAGACCAGTTCAATGCGCATCGTACCGGGAAAGTCTCTGCTACCCGCAACAGACGGCCACTGCGGCTCGCGTACTTTGAAGAAATAGATACGTACAAACATGCCCGCAAACGTGAAGGATTCATCAACCACGCAGGCGCGGCGCAGGAAAAGAAACAGTTACTGCAGATGCTTCTGGAGCAACAAGAATTGTGGCCTATAGAAGGCCCTGTGATATGA
- the dnaK gene encoding molecular chaperone DnaK yields MSKIIGIDLGTTNSCVAVIEGGEPVVIPNAEGNRTTPSVVAFKDNEVLVGVSAKRQAVTNPKNTIFSAKRFIGHRHDEVKSEAANMPFEVKSGKEGRASIVVNGKEMLPQEVSAKVLQKLKADAEAFLGTKVDKAVITVPAYFDDSQRQATKEAGQIAGLEVVRIINEPTAAALAYGLDKGKEEKIVVYDLGGGTFDVSVLEMGDGVFEVLATNGDTHLGGDDFDQVIIEWILAEFKKESGVDLSADKIAIQRLKESAEKAKIELSSSMETEINLPFITADATGPKHLLMKLSRAKLESLVADLIEKTIEPCMKAMKDAKVSKSDIHEVVLVGGMTRMPKVIEKVKEIFGKEPHKGVNPDEVVAIGAAVQAGVLGGDINKDIVLVDVTPLSFGIETMGGIATKLIERNTKIPTSKSQIFSTAADNQPSVEIHITQGERELSKDNKSLGRFILDGIPPAPRGMPQIEVSLDLDSNGILNVKAKDKGTGKEQHITIQGSTGLSKEEVEQMKKDAELHAEEDKKKREEIDIRNSADAMIFNLEKQLREHDAKIKDDTKKTVNEKMNTLRDLLKKEDTPSEDIKKATEDLALSAQEIGKIIYEEAQKEEAAKASGGEKPKDDVVDAEVVDEKPTEEK; encoded by the coding sequence ATGAGCAAGATCATTGGAATTGACCTTGGTACCACCAACTCCTGCGTCGCGGTTATTGAAGGCGGTGAGCCGGTCGTGATCCCGAATGCCGAAGGAAACCGCACGACCCCGTCTGTCGTTGCCTTCAAGGACAACGAAGTCCTTGTCGGAGTATCCGCCAAGCGCCAGGCTGTCACGAACCCGAAAAACACGATTTTCTCTGCGAAGCGTTTCATTGGTCACAGACACGATGAAGTAAAGAGCGAAGCGGCCAATATGCCGTTTGAAGTGAAGAGCGGCAAAGAAGGCCGCGCATCGATTGTCGTGAACGGCAAAGAAATGCTGCCACAGGAAGTCAGCGCAAAAGTGCTGCAGAAACTCAAAGCAGATGCGGAAGCGTTCCTCGGAACGAAAGTCGATAAAGCAGTCATCACCGTTCCTGCGTACTTCGACGACTCCCAGCGTCAGGCTACGAAAGAAGCGGGCCAGATTGCCGGACTCGAAGTGGTGCGCATCATCAACGAACCGACGGCCGCTGCGCTTGCGTACGGACTTGATAAAGGAAAGGAAGAGAAGATTGTGGTGTACGACCTCGGAGGAGGAACCTTCGACGTCTCCGTGCTCGAAATGGGCGACGGCGTGTTCGAAGTACTCGCGACAAACGGTGACACACACCTCGGAGGAGATGACTTCGACCAGGTGATTATTGAATGGATTCTCGCAGAATTTAAAAAGGAGAGCGGTGTCGATCTCAGTGCCGATAAGATCGCTATCCAGCGCCTGAAGGAATCCGCAGAAAAAGCGAAGATCGAACTGTCGTCGTCCATGGAGACAGAAATCAACCTGCCGTTCATTACCGCTGATGCGACAGGCCCGAAGCATTTGCTGATGAAGCTCTCCCGCGCGAAGCTCGAATCACTCGTTGCGGATTTGATCGAGAAAACCATCGAGCCGTGTATGAAGGCGATGAAAGATGCAAAGGTCTCGAAGAGCGATATTCATGAAGTGGTGCTGGTGGGAGGAATGACGCGCATGCCGAAGGTGATTGAGAAGGTGAAAGAGATTTTCGGCAAAGAGCCGCACAAGGGTGTGAACCCGGACGAAGTGGTCGCAATCGGTGCTGCCGTGCAGGCCGGTGTGCTTGGCGGAGACATTAATAAAGACATCGTCCTCGTCGACGTGACGCCGCTCAGCTTCGGCATCGAAACCATGGGAGGCATTGCTACCAAGCTGATTGAGCGCAACACAAAGATCCCGACCTCTAAGAGCCAGATCTTCTCCACCGCCGCAGACAATCAGCCGTCCGTCGAAATTCACATCACACAAGGTGAACGCGAACTCTCGAAGGACAACAAGTCTCTCGGCCGCTTTATCCTCGATGGCATCCCCCCGGCTCCGCGCGGTATGCCGCAGATTGAAGTCTCTCTCGACCTCGACTCAAACGGTATCCTCAACGTGAAAGCGAAAGACAAGGGAACCGGCAAAGAGCAGCACATCACCATTCAGGGCTCCACAGGTCTCAGCAAAGAGGAAGTTGAGCAGATGAAGAAAGATGCAGAACTGCACGCAGAGGAAGACAAGAAGAAGCGCGAAGAAATTGATATCCGCAACTCTGCCGATGCAATGATCTTCAACCTCGAGAAGCAGCTGCGCGAACACGATGCGAAGATAAAGGATGACACGAAGAAAACCGTGAACGAAAAGATGAACACGCTCCGCGACCTCCTGAAGAAGGAAGACACACCGAGCGAAGACATCAAGAAGGCAACGGAAGATCTCGCACTCTCAGCGCAGGAAATAGGCAAGATTATCTACGAAGAAGCACAGAAAGAAGAAGCTGCAAAAGCATCCGGCGGTGAGAAGCCGAAAGACGATGTGGTGGATGCGGAAGTGGTCGATGAAAAGCCAACGGAAGAAAAGTAA
- a CDS encoding Gmad2 immunoglobulin-like domain-containing protein, producing the protein MRTTFLSTSALLSLALLTACTTSPDGQQNSSSASSAQTSVSDSQVMIQISAPHANATVTSPLTVTGQARGNWYFEASFPVRLLDGNGNEIAITPAQAQSDWMTEDFVPFVATLNFTTPATPTGTLVLEKDNPSGLSENAAEVRIPVAF; encoded by the coding sequence ATGCGTACAACTTTCCTTTCAACATCGGCTCTTCTCTCTCTTGCACTTCTCACAGCCTGCACCACCTCACCTGATGGTCAGCAGAATAGTTCTTCTGCCAGTAGCGCCCAGACGTCCGTCTCGGACTCCCAGGTGATGATTCAGATTTCTGCCCCCCATGCGAATGCGACTGTAACCAGTCCGCTGACGGTCACGGGACAGGCGCGCGGAAACTGGTATTTTGAGGCATCATTCCCCGTCCGTCTCCTTGATGGCAATGGGAACGAAATTGCGATTACTCCTGCACAGGCACAGAGTGATTGGATGACGGAAGACTTTGTACCGTTTGTTGCCACATTGAATTTTACGACGCCTGCAACGCCTACCGGAACATTGGTTCTGGAAAAGGATAATCCGTCCGGCTTGTCAGAGAATGCGGCGGAGGTTCGTATCCCTGTGGCGTTTTAA
- the obgE gene encoding GTPase ObgE, translating to MFLDEAKIEVSGGDGGDGCVSWRREKYVPKGGPDGGNGGRGGNVVFVADSNTDTLSDFASRKRFEAEKGGFGRGAHKAGKAAEDLILAVPPGTTVSEVDPTDPTKRILIGDLRVVGDQLVAAAGGRGGFGNGHFLSSTRQRPDFAELGEPGEHRFMILELKLVADVGIIGYPSVGKSTLISVISAARPKIAAYPFTTLVPNLGVVTIGSSSSSQGGRSFVVCDIPGLIEGASEGKGLGDKFLKHVERCGVLLHLLDIERALEEGNKVNVQKLIDDYHAIRKELHAYSETLDTKRELVLLNKTDLIGGDTAAIEKELKKNGIDIYMSISSATKGNTDELVTKLLPLVLEEREKRAQLADDIAEEKASALPILKPQEASIKMGAYRIEKKEDGHIYVTGKRLEQFTAMTNFDSAGAVERFRDVLDRIGFLRALKQHLKKENEEDADRHVYIGKVRVDEHL from the coding sequence ATGTTTTTAGACGAAGCAAAAATCGAAGTCTCCGGCGGTGATGGTGGTGACGGCTGTGTCAGCTGGCGCCGTGAAAAGTACGTGCCCAAAGGCGGACCGGACGGTGGAAACGGCGGGCGCGGCGGCAATGTGGTGTTTGTGGCGGATTCGAACACAGATACACTCAGCGATTTCGCATCCCGTAAACGGTTTGAAGCGGAAAAAGGCGGCTTCGGACGCGGGGCACATAAAGCAGGAAAGGCGGCAGAGGATTTGATTCTCGCTGTTCCACCGGGAACAACCGTCTCAGAAGTCGATCCTACGGACCCAACCAAGCGCATCCTCATTGGAGATTTGCGTGTGGTGGGCGATCAACTCGTCGCTGCAGCCGGTGGGCGCGGCGGATTTGGAAACGGCCACTTCCTGAGCTCCACACGTCAGCGTCCGGATTTTGCAGAACTCGGTGAGCCCGGTGAGCATCGTTTTATGATTCTGGAACTGAAACTGGTGGCAGATGTGGGAATCATCGGATACCCGAGCGTTGGAAAGTCGACTCTCATCTCCGTTATTAGTGCTGCACGTCCGAAAATTGCTGCGTATCCGTTTACCACGCTTGTGCCAAACCTCGGTGTGGTCACTATCGGCTCATCTTCGAGTTCCCAGGGCGGACGCTCGTTTGTGGTCTGCGATATTCCGGGACTGATTGAAGGCGCCAGCGAGGGCAAAGGCCTTGGTGATAAATTCCTCAAGCACGTCGAACGCTGCGGAGTGCTTCTGCATCTGCTGGATATCGAACGTGCGCTTGAAGAAGGAAACAAGGTGAATGTGCAGAAACTGATTGATGACTATCATGCCATCCGCAAAGAACTGCATGCTTATTCCGAGACGCTCGATACGAAGCGTGAGCTCGTTCTGCTCAATAAAACCGACCTTATTGGTGGCGATACCGCTGCCATTGAGAAAGAACTGAAGAAGAACGGCATCGATATTTACATGAGCATTTCCTCTGCCACGAAAGGAAACACAGATGAGCTCGTGACGAAGCTTCTGCCGCTTGTCCTGGAAGAACGTGAGAAGCGCGCCCAGCTTGCAGACGACATTGCCGAAGAAAAGGCATCTGCCCTGCCTATTCTCAAGCCTCAGGAGGCATCGATCAAAATGGGTGCGTACCGTATTGAAAAGAAAGAAGACGGACACATTTATGTGACCGGTAAGCGCCTGGAGCAGTTTACTGCCATGACCAACTTTGATTCAGCCGGCGCCGTTGAGCGCTTCCGCGATGTGCTGGACCGCATCGGATTCCTGCGCGCACTCAAGCAGCACCTCAAGAAAGAGAATGAGGAGGATGCGGACCGTCATGTCTATATAGGAAAGGTCCGCGTGGACGAACATCTCTAA
- a CDS encoding CCA tRNA nucleotidyltransferase: MSLTKEIIDATLRTAYGEAAYKIVETLSDAGFDTWWVGGCVRDMLMAKVPADIDIATAATPEQIIALFPKATLTPKALGSVRIPIGNDEFEITTFREDDEASDGRHPESVTFSDRDSDAKRRDFTINALYFHPISRELYDPFDGEADLKEKMIQFIGDPATRIKHDALRILRCVRFKALLNGQYHPDTYRALREQAALVKTLSGSRQLEEVEKILMSPHPQIAFEDLWELGILEHFLPELYACKGMAQPVEYHQEGDVWNHTMNCLKKFREEDGADVRIATLFHDVGKTKTFSQEERIRFNEHATVSSEIAIDVFTRLQMPKKRIEKIAWMIKHHMMMNAFFEMEDDRKGHWYYHPWFAELIQLFYLDAAGTTPGNFDLYYRIIADENAFLDRQPRPQKPLLTGDDVMDLLGVKPGAEVGALLQKIHEAQQKGMITSKSEAKDYLKTLL; this comes from the coding sequence ATGAGTCTTACGAAAGAGATCATCGACGCAACACTGAGAACTGCATACGGAGAAGCGGCCTATAAAATTGTAGAAACACTGAGTGATGCAGGGTTTGATACCTGGTGGGTAGGAGGATGTGTCCGCGATATGCTGATGGCAAAAGTTCCCGCAGACATCGACATTGCAACAGCCGCAACGCCCGAACAGATCATCGCGCTCTTCCCGAAAGCGACGCTCACCCCAAAGGCGCTCGGCAGCGTACGCATTCCAATCGGAAACGATGAGTTTGAAATCACGACCTTCCGCGAAGACGACGAGGCATCGGACGGACGGCATCCGGAATCGGTCACATTCAGTGATCGAGACAGTGACGCAAAGAGACGCGATTTCACTATCAACGCCCTCTATTTTCACCCGATCAGCCGGGAACTCTACGATCCATTCGACGGCGAAGCGGATCTGAAAGAAAAGATGATCCAGTTTATCGGTGACCCCGCTACGCGCATCAAGCATGACGCATTGCGAATATTGCGCTGCGTCCGCTTCAAGGCATTACTGAACGGCCAGTATCATCCGGATACGTATCGGGCACTGCGTGAACAGGCTGCACTGGTCAAAACCCTGTCTGGGTCGCGTCAGTTGGAAGAAGTCGAAAAAATACTGATGAGCCCGCATCCGCAGATTGCATTTGAAGATTTGTGGGAGCTCGGTATTCTCGAGCATTTCCTTCCGGAACTGTATGCCTGTAAAGGCATGGCTCAGCCGGTGGAATATCATCAGGAGGGAGATGTCTGGAATCACACGATGAATTGTCTGAAAAAATTCAGAGAGGAAGATGGTGCCGATGTCAGAATCGCAACACTGTTTCATGATGTCGGGAAAACGAAAACATTTTCCCAAGAGGAACGGATCCGATTCAATGAACATGCAACCGTCTCATCGGAGATTGCTATCGACGTATTCACACGCCTGCAGATGCCGAAAAAGCGCATCGAGAAAATTGCCTGGATGATCAAACACCACATGATGATGAATGCGTTTTTCGAGATGGAAGACGACCGCAAAGGGCACTGGTATTACCATCCGTGGTTTGCAGAACTCATACAACTCTTCTACCTCGATGCAGCAGGAACAACTCCTGGCAATTTCGATCTCTACTACCGCATCATCGCGGATGAAAATGCATTCCTCGACAGGCAACCGCGTCCGCAAAAGCCGCTCCTTACCGGCGATGACGTGATGGACCTTCTGGGTGTCAAACCGGGAGCAGAAGTCGGAGCGCTGCTGCAGAAAATTCATGAAGCGCAGCAGAAAGGAATGATTACATCAAAAAGTGAAGCGAAAGACTATCTGAAGACCTTACTGTGA
- a CDS encoding TIM barrel protein: MLRIATPGVPLSAPKGSGTIEGIEYAATLGINAMEMEWVQSTPKNPDHVAKVAETAKQCGFALTVHGSYFINLCADDPEKLEASKRRIIDACAMAQIAGAVSVCIHPAFYQGKTSAQALESVRRATDDILKSKNTLFPDVNLAYETMGKQTQFGTLEEVLTVSKEFGLYPCVDISHMHARANGGMNAEKEWKQMLDTYAEYLGEDALQHVHFHLSGILYSEKGEKKHLPMDEAEFKWREYVSVLKKRKVGGILVCESPLMEKDTLLIQEYYRGL; this comes from the coding sequence ATGCTCCGCATCGCAACTCCCGGCGTTCCCCTCTCTGCCCCGAAAGGCAGCGGCACCATTGAAGGTATCGAATACGCCGCGACACTGGGCATTAATGCCATGGAAATGGAATGGGTACAGTCGACGCCGAAGAATCCGGATCACGTGGCAAAGGTTGCGGAGACAGCAAAGCAATGCGGCTTTGCGCTCACGGTGCATGGTTCGTATTTCATCAACCTCTGTGCGGATGACCCGGAAAAGCTGGAAGCGAGTAAACGCAGAATTATTGATGCATGCGCTATGGCACAGATTGCAGGTGCCGTCTCTGTGTGTATTCATCCGGCCTTTTACCAGGGCAAAACATCAGCCCAAGCGCTGGAATCAGTCCGGCGTGCGACCGATGACATTCTGAAATCCAAAAATACGCTCTTTCCGGATGTGAATCTCGCGTACGAAACCATGGGAAAGCAGACGCAGTTTGGCACGCTGGAAGAAGTGCTGACCGTCAGCAAAGAGTTTGGTTTGTATCCGTGCGTCGATATTTCGCATATGCATGCGCGCGCGAATGGCGGCATGAATGCGGAGAAAGAATGGAAACAGATGCTCGATACCTACGCTGAGTATCTGGGTGAAGATGCACTCCAGCATGTGCACTTTCATCTCTCCGGGATTTTGTATTCCGAGAAGGGCGAAAAGAAACACCTGCCGATGGATGAAGCAGAATTCAAGTGGCGGGAGTATGTGAGCGTCCTGAAGAAGCGAAAAGTAGGCGGAATACTCGTGTGTGAGTCCCCGCTGATGGAAAAGGATACCTTGCTCATTCAAGAGTATTATCGTGGATTGTAA
- the rplI gene encoding 50S ribosomal protein L9 has protein sequence MEVLLLEDIAGIGKKNDLLVVGDGFALNNLLPRRAALVATPLVRKRYADLIRRRAEERETERAAQAGSAKALSGKSISFTKKVTKAGKLYAAINQKAIVEAIKEQLTMDLTEDAIMMDEPIKSTGTHSVRIKMNDQMIPLSVVVDAEKEAK, from the coding sequence ATGGAAGTATTGCTCCTCGAAGACATCGCCGGCATTGGAAAGAAAAATGACCTCCTGGTCGTTGGAGACGGTTTTGCCCTCAATAACCTGCTCCCTCGTCGTGCAGCATTGGTTGCAACCCCTCTCGTCCGCAAGCGTTACGCTGACCTTATCCGTCGCCGCGCTGAAGAACGTGAGACAGAAAGAGCCGCTCAGGCTGGTTCTGCCAAGGCACTTTCCGGCAAGTCTATCTCCTTCACAAAGAAGGTCACGAAGGCCGGTAAGCTCTATGCAGCTATCAACCAGAAGGCAATCGTTGAGGCTATCAAGGAACAGCTCACGATGGATCTGACAGAAGACGCCATCATGATGGACGAACCGATCAAGTCGACCGGCACACATTCCGTCCGTATCAAGATGAACGATCAGATGATCCCCCTCTCTGTTGTCGTCGATGCAGAAAAGGAAGCAAAGTAA
- the gap gene encoding type I glyceraldehyde-3-phosphate dehydrogenase: protein MNLAINGFGRIGRQALRIILDKHQDVNVVLINDLTDTKTLAHLFEFDSSYGIFKGDVSATEDSIVINGKAIKITAIKDPATLPHKELNVDVVLECTGRFTKRDDAALHLTAGAKKVIISAPCKDQADATICMGVNETVYDPATMHVISNASCTTNCLAPMVKVLNDSFGIVNGFMTTIHSYTNDQNLLDLPHSDLRRARAAAINMVPTSTGAAKAIGLVVPELQGKMNGIAVRVPTPTGSLNDVTIMTEKEVSVDAINAAFDAAAASGSLKGILRVEKRPIVSHDIVGDPSSCIIDSALTQVMGKNLAKVFGWYDNEWGYSNRIVELAKYVGGTL from the coding sequence ATGAACCTCGCCATCAATGGATTCGGACGCATCGGCCGCCAGGCTCTCCGTATCATTCTCGACAAGCATCAGGACGTGAACGTTGTGCTCATTAATGACCTGACCGATACGAAGACGCTCGCACATCTTTTTGAGTTCGACAGTAGCTACGGCATTTTCAAGGGAGATGTATCTGCGACAGAAGACAGCATTGTCATCAATGGAAAGGCCATCAAAATTACCGCCATCAAAGATCCTGCTACGCTTCCGCACAAAGAGCTGAACGTGGATGTGGTACTCGAGTGTACGGGGCGTTTCACCAAGCGCGACGATGCGGCGCTGCATCTCACCGCAGGTGCCAAGAAAGTCATTATCTCCGCTCCCTGCAAGGACCAGGCCGATGCCACGATTTGCATGGGTGTGAATGAGACGGTGTATGACCCTGCAACCATGCATGTCATCAGCAATGCATCCTGCACGACCAACTGTCTGGCTCCGATGGTGAAAGTCCTGAACGATTCATTTGGCATCGTAAACGGATTCATGACGACTATCCACAGCTACACAAACGACCAGAATCTCCTCGACCTCCCCCACTCCGATCTCCGCCGCGCCCGCGCCGCAGCCATCAACATGGTGCCGACGAGCACAGGCGCTGCCAAAGCAATCGGACTGGTGGTTCCGGAACTCCAGGGCAAGATGAACGGTATTGCTGTCCGCGTGCCGACACCGACCGGAAGTTTGAATGATGTCACTATTATGACGGAGAAAGAAGTCAGTGTGGATGCCATCAATGCAGCCTTCGATGCAGCGGCAGCCAGCGGATCACTCAAAGGAATTCTCCGCGTCGAGAAGCGCCCGATTGTGTCCCACGACATCGTTGGTGACCCCAGCAGCTGTATTATCGACTCTGCTCTGACGCAGGTCATGGGTAAGAACCTCGCCAAAGTATTCGGTTGGTACGACAACGAGTGGGGCTACAGCAATAGAATCGTGGAACTTGCCAAATATGTTGGCGGTACGCTCTGA